One Cryptomeria japonica chromosome 9, Sugi_1.0, whole genome shotgun sequence genomic window carries:
- the LOC131858460 gene encoding uncharacterized protein LOC131858460, with the protein MVTGLKVEDIIEGALNFTPWKVCILLSLEELELLQFVEDKDLTEPSDPNELKQFKMNALKAKKFLIDFMKDHLVLVISKLKRARKMFKHLEGMYEINNISPALTLRQQLLQVKMSKGDLVMSFFMKTSELKDQLTTIGSEVVDKDIVMIALNGLPDSWNPFIQSITGRAEFPSFDRLRSDCIQEESCLAARGMHKGTHGGDQQCSGASRHITRYQKHLSDLMEKESNLHVVIGDDVRYSDLQTFLWAEASKIAVYIQNRCPHRRLKNITPKEAFTEVKPDINHLRIFGKPVNVHAPKEKRTKLEPSGKKGILVGYSESSKAFHIYIPDQRYIERESSMFPEPIEHGDPFEPLDPTNGPRDIAVSKKRPLWARSTLQEAEKFATPSGTFKKSKRPQKFSNYVAMMCNIIETEPSNTKNAISQQAWKQAMDEKYKSIIQNDVWDIVPRTKVSALRQFMNKPKHVHLVAAKHILRYLCGTETILCSLSTAEAEYIASTVTSREAVWLQKLLVGGALQLKYVSIDEQVADVLTKPLARVKFEYFRDRLGIVENPTITERESQSR; encoded by the exons ATGGTTACAGGTTTGAAAGTAGAGGACATAATTGAAGGTGCCCTCAATTTTACACCATGGAAGGTCTGTATCCTCCTTTCCCTTGAAGAATTAGAGCTATTACAGTTTGTGGAAGATAAGGATCTGACTGAGCCTTCGGATCCGAATGAGCTAAAACAATTCAAGATGAATGCTCTCAAGGCAAAGAAGTTCCTTATTGATTTCATGAAGGATCATCTTGTTCTAGTTATCTCCAAATTGAAGAGAGCCCGAAAGATGTTTAAACATCTAGAagggatgtatgagatcaacaacatcagTCCGGCACTTACATTGAGGCAGCAACTTCTTCAAGTCAAAATGAGCAAAGGAGATTTagtcatgtccttcttcatgaaaacttcagaattgaaggaccaactcaCCACCATTGGAAGCGAAGTTGTGGACAAAGATATTGTCATGATTGCTTTGAATGGTCTTCCTGACTCTTGGAAtccattcattcaaagcataacTGGAAGAGCTGAATTTCCTTCCTTTGATCGCCTTCGgtcagattgcattcaagaggagtcaTGCCTAGCTGCAAGAGGAATGCATAAAGGCACTCATGGAGGAGATCAACAAT GTAgtggtgcatctagacatatcACGAGATATCAAAAGCATCTCTCAGACttgatggagaaagagtccaaccttcatgtggtaattggtgatgatgttCGGTATTCG GACCTGCAGACTTTCTTATGGGCCGAAGCATCCAAGATTGCAgtgtacattcagaatagatgcccTCACCGTCGTCTGAAGAACATAACTCCCAAGGAAGCTTTCACTGAAGTGAAACCAGATATCAACCACCTAAGGATCTTTGGAAAACCTGTCAATGTTCATGCACCAaaggaaaagaggactaagctAGAGCCTTCCGGGAAGAAAGGTatccttgttggatatagtgaatcctccaaggcatttCACATCTACATTCCCGATCAAAGGtatattgag agggagtcttcTATGTTTCCCGAACCTATTGAGCATGGTGATCCTTTTGAGCCTCTAGATCCAACTAATGGACCCAGAGATATTGCAGTAAGCAAGAAAAGGCCACTCTGGGCTAGAAGTACATTGCAAGAAGCAGAAAAGTTTGCAACTCCTAGTGGCACTTTCAAAAAAAGTAAAAGACCTCAGAagttctccaactatgttgcaatgatgtgcaacatcattgagacTGAACCATCCAACACAAAAAATGCTATAAGTCAACAAGCTTGGAAGCAAGCCATGGATGAAAAATACAAGTCCATCATccagaatgatgtctgggatattgttcCCAGAactaaag tgagtgcactcaGGCAGTTTATGAACAAGCCAAAGCATGTTCACCTTGTTGCAGCCAAACATATTCTGAGATATTTGTGTGGAACT GAAACAATCCTCTGTAGCCTtagtactgcagaagctgagtatattgcatcCACTGTCACATcgagagaagcagtgtggcttcaaaAGCTTCTTGTTGG AGGTGCCTTACAACTGAAATATGTCAGCATTGATGAGCAGGTTGCGGACGTTCTCACCAAGCCCCTTGCTCgtgtgaagtttgaatacttcagagataggcttggaattgtggagaatcCAACTATAACTGAGAGAGAGTCACAGTCTCggtga